The Primulina eburnea isolate SZY01 chromosome 13, ASM2296580v1, whole genome shotgun sequence genome includes a region encoding these proteins:
- the LOC140808821 gene encoding DNA-directed RNA polymerase V subunit 1 → MAESSSSPAIEGKIKGIRFGLATRQEICKASISDCPISHASQLSNPFLGLPLEAGKCESCGTGEPGQCEGHFGYVELPTPIYHPDHVMELKKMLSLLCLKCLKLKNRKVKNIGVLDKVLFSCCEETSRISINVVKTTDGAYKLELKLPSKFALQEGFWTFLEKYGFRYGHAYSRPLLPSEVMVMLRKIPQETRKKLEAKGYFPQDGYILQHLPVPPNCLSVPDISDGMSVTSTDYSTTLLKKVLKQVEVIKNSRSGMPNFESHEIEANDLQAAVAQYLEFRGTGKASRDVDARFGVNKEEHTSSTKAWLAKMKTLFIRKGSGFSSRSVITGDPFKGVSEIGLPFEIAQKITFEERVSQHNMTYLQKLVDEKLCLTYRDGLSTYSLREGSKDHTFLRPGQVVHRRIMDGDIVFINRPPTTHKHSLQALSVYVHDDHTVKINPLICGPLSADFDGDCIHLFYPQSLEAKAEVVELFSVEKQLLSSHTGNFNLQLATDSLLSLKLIFGKYYLSRATSQQLAMFVPNLLPNPAVVKSKSGPLWTGPQILQTTLPLSFDCVGDKYLIAKSEVVRVDFSRDAMSSIVNDIVTSIFFLKGPKEVLKFFNSLQPLLMETLYKEGFSVSLRDLFIPAGVLENLHLEIQKILPLLYHLRAFYSESIALQLDNYLRSLKTPITDFIVKYSAISHLVECKSESALTKVVQQIGFLGLQIADRGKFYSATLVKDMSSLFKKKYPSCEDHATEEFGLISRPLFRGLDPFQEMIHSISTREVTVRSTRGLTEPGTLFKNLMAILRDVVICYDNTVRNKCSNSVIQFEYGVNGANISSEFCPGDPVGVLAATAISNPAYKAVLDSSSNSNSSWEMMKEILLCASNFKNDISDRRVILYLNDCDCGRYHCRENAALIVKNQLKKVSLKETAIEFLIEYRRPSIVLSHESNSGLIGHIHLNKAQLRQSNITLPDIFEKCRDSIDLHRKKKKVGNLFKMIDLSCSECCTFCLSSKNKWTDVPCIQFCWRGMYDDLLERASHSLADTVCPVLLQTIIKGDPRVSNANIIWSSPDTATWIRSQCKSTNGEMALDVILEKEAVKKSGDAWRIVMDSCLPVIHLIDTRRSIPYAIKQVQELLGISCAFEQAVQRLSTSVTMVTKGVLKDHLLLLGNSMTCVGTLIGFNAGGVKSLSRSLSVEVPFTDATLFTPRKCFERAAEKCHVDALSSIVASCAWGKQVSVGTGSPFEILWDTRTADLKTEREIDVYDFLTLVINSSKMEDTGTDCLGEDIDDLELDDEYMGLDLSPMHESGLEKPSFEDEVKFDEGDDEPFSKQGVKEPQHSSSWGNKVGSGWDNTVGSGWGNKADSGWDNKAGSASGDKVDSASGNKMDSAWSNKVDSASGNKMDSAWNNKVDSASGNKMESAWSNKVDSASGNKMESAWSNKVDSAFGENLDGQLNDWTKKASQSTCSKEAQNGSTWGDMKDSDGGWENKVDQTKCARPKSAHPCDQSNLVKASSETNWCDQASNSKPSGTWGASNDWAKVGSLSPTQKQQKDSTASKTWGSSKVDTSIGNDEQSQSSAGWNISGSGQDSDTSGSRSSWKKKIAKSDEIGLQPESKNADYSISSTGEDSVDVGSSKENLWEAKMTGEETKPSNTWGSSNDWGKIDSLSPTEQKVTSHLNNWGSSQKQSNDSPRAQGWGSGEKDVRSQRGRGGRSRGRGPSNAGDWKNRPRPVKTVDDPNSLGIFTATRQRLDSFTVEEQDVLSEIEPIMKNIRRVMHQTGYNDGDPLSADDQNYIVENVFNHHPDKAVKMGSGIDHIMVNKHGQFQESRCFYAVSVDGGKEDFSYRKCLENYIRGKYPDQAEAFIAKYFKKPQPRAGWNRDRGARPQTPDDTSSPGRKDYPSPVDDAETPS, encoded by the exons ATGGCAGAAAGTTCATCATCCCCAGCTATTGAAGGGAAGATTAAAGGAATAAGATTTGGTTTGGCTACTCGGCAAGAAATA TGCAAAGCATCGATCAGTGACTGCCCCATCAGTCATGCTAGCCAACTTTCAAATCCATTCCTTGGCTTGCCTCTTGAAGCTGGCAAATGTGAGTCCTGTGGCACTGGTGAGCCTGGGCAATGTGAAG GCCACTTTGGGTATGTTGAATTACCAACTCCCATATATCATCCTGACCATGTCATGGAGCTGAAGAAAATGCTGAGCTTGTTGTGCCTGAAGTGTTTGAAGTTGAAAAATAGGAAG GTTAAGAATATTGGTGTTCTGGATAAAGTGCTATTTTCATGTTGTGAG GAGACATCACGAATTTCAATAAATGTGGTCAAGACTACGGACGGGGCTTACAAATTGGAGTTGAAATTGCCTTCAAAATTTGCACTTCAAGAAGGATTCTGGACTTTCTTGGAAAAATATGGATTTCGTTATGGGCATGCCTATTCTCGACCTTTGCTGCCCTCAGAG GTGATGGTCATGTTGAGAAAAATTCCTCAAGAGACCAGAAAAAAGCTTGAAGCTAAAGGTTACTTCCCACAAGATGGATATATCCTCCAGCATTTGCCAGTCCCTCCAAACTGTTTGTCTGTGCCTGATATTTCTGATGGAATGAGTGTTACATCCACG gattattcaacaacattgcttAAAAAGGTGCTGAAACAAGTAGAAGTCATAAAAAATTCAAGGTCTGGAATGCCAAATTTTGAATCTCATGAAATTGAAGCAAATGATTTACAAGCAGCTGTTGCTCAGTATCTCGAGTTTAGAGGAACGGGCAAG GCATCTCGCGATGTGGATGCACGCTTCGGAGTGAATAAAGAAGAACACACATCATCTACCAAAGCGTGGCTTGCGAAGATGAAAACTTTATTTATTAGGAAGGGTTCTGGGTTTTCATCTCGTAGTGTGATAACTGGTGATCCGTTCAAAGGAGTGTCTGAGATTGGCTTGCCATTTGAAATAGCCCAAAAGATTACATTTGAGGAGAGGGTAAGTCAGCACAATATGACATACTTGCAAAAGTTGGTGGATGAAAAGCTCTGCTTAACTTACAGGGATGGTCTTTCGACATATTCGTTGAGGGAAGGGTCAAAGGATCATACATTTTTGAGACCTGGTCAAGTCGTGCATAGGAGAATAATGGATGGAGACATTGTGTTCATAAACAGGCCACCAACTACGCACAAGCATTCCCTGCAAGCTTTATCTGTATATGTACATGACGATCATACTGTCAAGATCAATCCCCTTATTTGTGGTCCACTGAGTGCTGATTTTGATGGGGATTGTATCCATTTGTTTTATCCTCAATCACTTGAAGCAAAAGCAGAGGTGGTGGAGCTTTTCTCAGTTGAGAAGCAGCTGCTTAGCTCCCACACCGGGAACTTTAACTTGCAACTGGCAACTGATTCACTTCTATCTCTCAAACTCATTTTCGGGAAATATTACTTGAGCAGAGCGACATCACAGCAGTTGGCAATGTTTGTACCAAATTTGCTTCCTAATCCGGCAGTTGTGAAGTCTAAGTCTGGCCCTCTATGGACTGGTCCCCAGATTTTGCAGACAACTTTACCTCTGTCCTTTGATTGTGTTGGAGATAAATATCTGATTGCAAAAAGCGAGGTTGTAAGAGTTGATTTTAGTAGGGATGCGATGTCTTCTATTGTGAATGACATTGTCAcctcaattttcttcttgaaGGGACCTAAGGAGGTTTTGAAATTCTTCAATTCTCTACAGCCTTTGTTGATGGAAACTCTTTACAAGGAAGGATTCAGTGTTAGTTTAAGAGATCTTTTCATACCTGCAGGGGTTTTAGAAAATTTGCATTTAGAAATTCAGAAGATATTACCTCTGTTGTATCATTTGCGCGCGTTTTATAGTGAATCAATTGCATTGCAGTTGGACAATTATCTGCGCAGTTTGAAAACACCAATCACTGACTTCATAGTCAAATATTCTGCTATCAGCCACCTAGTAGAATGCAAAAGTGAGTCAGCCCTTACCAAGGTGGTTCAACAAATTGGATTTTTGGGGCTGCAGATAGCAGACAGGGGGAAGTTTTATTCTGCTACGTTGGTGAAGGACATGTCATCTTTGTTCAAAAAGAAGTATCCTTCTTGTGAAGACCATGCTACTGAAGAATTTGGGTTGATCAGTAGACCTCTCTTTCGAGGATTGGATCCATTTCAGGAAATGATTCATTCAATCTCAACTAGAGAAGTGACTGTCCGTTCCACCAGAGGGTTAACTGAACCAGGAACACTGTTTAAGAATTTGATGGCCATCCTTAGAGACGTAGTGATTTGCTATGATAACACCGTTAGAAATAAGTGCAGCAATTCAGTCATTCAATTCGAATATGGAGTTAACGGCGCTAATATCTCAAGTGAGTTTTGTCCTGGAGATCCCGTTGGAGTGTTAGCTGCAACTGCTATATCAAATCCTGCTTATAAGGCTGTTCTTGATTCTTCTTCAAATAGCAACTCCTCTTGGGAGATGATGAAG GAGATATTACTTTGTGCATCCAAtttcaaaaatgatatttctgACAGACGAGTAATTTTGTATTTGAATGATTGTGACTGTGGAAGATATCATTGCCGTGAAAATGCAGCACTGATTGTGAAGAATCAATTGAAGAAAGTTAGTCTTAAGGAAACAGCCATCGAGTTCTTGATAGA ATATAGAAGACCATCAATCGTGCTGAGTCATGAGTCTAATTCCGGCCTCATTGGACACATTCATCTGAACAAG GCACAACTCAGACAATCAAATATTACTCTTcctgatatttttgaaaaatgtcGTGATAGCATTGATCTGCATCGGAAGAAGAAAAAGGTTGGGAACCTGTTCAAGATGATAGATTTATCTTGCAG TGAATGTTGTACTTTCTGCTTGTCTTCAAAAAACAAATGGACTGATGTTCCTTGCATCCAGTTTTGTTGGCGAGGAATGTATGATGATCTCTTAGAGAGGGCTTCTCATTCACTTGCTGATACAGTTTGTCCAGTTCTTTTGCAAACAATCATAAAAG GTGATCCTAGGGTATCAAATGCAAATATAATTTGGAGTAGtcccgacacagcaacttggaTCAGGAGCCAGTGTAAAAGTACAAATGGTGAAATGGCTTTAGATGTGATCCTTGAGAAGGAAGCTGTCAAAAAGAGCGGAGATGCATGGAGAATTGTCATGGATTCTTGCCTTCCTGTCATTCATTTGATTGATACCCGGCGTTCTATTCCTTATGCTATAAAACAAGTTCAAGAACTGCTTGGTATCTCTTGTGCATTCGAGCAGGCTGTCCAG CGCTTGTCTACATCAGTGACGATGGTCACAAAAGGTGTGCTGAAAGATCATCTTCTTTTGTTGGGTAATAGCATGACTTGTGTTGGCACTTTGATTGGATTTAATGCTGGTGGGGTTAAATCTTTGTCTAGATCACTTAGTGTTGAAGTACCATTCACTGATGCCACTTTATTT ACCCCTAGAAAATGCTTTGAAAGAGCTGCTGAAAAATGCCACGTCGATGCTTTGTCAAGCATTGTGGCTTCTTGTGCCTGGGGAAAACAAGTATCTGTAGGTACTGGATCTCCTTTTGAGATTCTTTGGGACACAAGAACG GCTGATTTGAAGACAGAAAGGGAAATTGATGTCTATGATTTCCTTACTTTGGTAATTAATAGCTCCAAGATGGAAGATACGGGGACCGATTGCCTGGGTGAGGATATTGACGATCTGGAACTGGATGATGAATACATGGGATTGGACCTATCCCCTATGCATGAATCTGGTTTAGAGAAACCAAGTTTTGAAGATGAAGTAAAATTTGATGAGGGCGATGATGAACCCTTCTCTAAGCAG GGTGTTAAAGAACCTCAACATAGTTCTTCTTGGGGTAACAAGGTTGGTTCTGGTTGGGATAACACTGTTGGTTCTGGTTGGGGTAACAAGGCTGATTCTGGTTGGGATAACAAGGCTGGTTCTGCTTCGGGTGACAAAGTCGATTCTGCTTCGGGTAACAAAATGGATTCCGCTTGGAGTAACAAGGTCGATTCTGCTTCGGGTAACAAAATGGATTCCGCTTGGAATAACAAGGTCGATTCTGCTTCGGGTAACAAAATGGAGTCCGCTTGGAGTAACAAGGTCGATTCTGCTTCGGGTAACAAAATGGAGTCCGCTTGGAGTAACAAGGTTGATTCTGCTTTTGGTGAAAATCTCGATGGTCAGTTAAATGATTGGACCAAAAAAGCTAGTCAAAGTACTTGTTCCAAAGAAGCTCAGAATGGCTCCACTTGGGGGGACATGAAAGATTCTGATGGAGGGTGGGAGAACAAAGTTGACCAGACCAAGTGTGCCAGACCAAAATCTGCACATCCTTGCGATCAGTCCAATCTGGTGAAGGCTTCCAGTGAAACGAATTGGTGCGATCAGGCAAGTAATTCAAAACCTTCCGGTACTTGGGGTGCTTCAAATGATTGGGCTAAGGTTGGTTCACTGTCCCCCACTCAGAAGCAGCAAAAAGACTCAACAGCTTCTAAGACGTGGGGCTCTTCGAAAGTAGACACTTCCATTGGGAACGATGAGCAGTCTCAGTCTTCTGCTGGTTGGAACATATCAGGTTCTGGCCAGGATTCTGATACATCAGGTTCACGGTCTTCATGGAAGAAGAAAATTGCTAAATCTGATGAAATTGGCCTTCAGCCTGAGTCAAAAAATGCTGATTATTCGATTTCTTCAACTGGTGAGGACTCTGTTGATGTGGGATCTTCAAAGGAAAATCTATGGGAGGCTAAAATGACTGGTGAAGAAACAAAGCCCTCTAATACATGGGGCTCTTCAAATGACTGGGGCAAGATCGATTCACTGTCTCCCACAGAACAAAAGGTGACATCTCATCTCAATAATTGGGGTTCCAGTCAGAAGCAATCAAATGACTCCCCACGTGCTCAAGGTTGGGGATCCGGTGAGAAAGATGTAAGATCTCAGCGGGGTCGTGGTGGACGTTCCAGAGGTAGGGGCCCATCTAATGCAGGAGATTGGAAGAACAGACCTCGTCCTGTGAAGACTGTCGATGACCCAAATTCACTAGGAATTTTCACCGCCACAAGGCAGCGCTTGGATTCATTCACGGTGGAAGAACAAGACGTTCTTTCAGAGATTGAACCGATAATGAAGAACATCAGGAGAGTTATGCATCAGACAGG ATACAATGACGGCGATCCTCTGTCGGCGGATGATCAGAATTACATAGTAGAAAACGTGTTTAATCACCATCCCGACAAAGCTGTAAAGATGGGATCAGGAATTGATCATATCATG GTCAACAAGCATGGACAATTCCAGGAAAGCAGGTGCTTCTATGCTGTCTCTGTTGATGGGGGAAAAGAAGATTTTTCTTACCGAAAATGTCTCGAAAACTACATCAGGGGAAAGTATCCTGACCAGGCAGAAGCTTTCATCGCCAAGTACTTCAAAAAACCCCAGCCTCGTGCTGGCTGGAACAGGGACAGAGGTGCTCGGCCTCAAACTCCAGATGATACCTCGAGTCCTGGCCGGAAAGACTACCCGAGCCCTGTAGATGATGCCGAGACCCCATCCTAA